In Ruminiclostridium papyrosolvens DSM 2782, the following proteins share a genomic window:
- a CDS encoding helix-turn-helix transcriptional regulator, translating into MYEWHKQIQIIVDEIDKCIKNYNDEALTLRFLSRRLGYSEFYATRKFKEISGMQFRDYLRHRKLAFALKEVRDSEKSLLDIAFDYGFSSHEAFTRAFKATYGVAPNEYRKKPTPVVLRTKINPFDRYFLGLGEIGMMKSTDDIKIYFVTIPAHKFLHIKNYESNGYWDFWQKQDLIPGQDCDTICGLLDSIKGKLDDDGGSEPNSSSGQIMAYINDPEGRLCDWGIPRSECYGVRLPFNYKGEVPPQMLMIDVPEAEYIVFEHGPFDYEQENRSVEEKIEKAMATFDFAGTDYCFDTSPGRIIYFYHNPERFFKYVRPVRK; encoded by the coding sequence ATGTACGAGTGGCACAAACAAATTCAAATAATTGTTGATGAAATTGACAAATGTATTAAAAATTATAATGATGAAGCCTTGACACTACGCTTTTTGTCTAGAAGACTGGGTTATTCCGAATTTTATGCAACGAGAAAATTCAAAGAAATATCGGGTATGCAATTCAGGGATTATCTTCGGCATAGAAAATTAGCCTTCGCACTAAAGGAGGTTCGGGATAGTGAAAAAAGCCTTTTAGATATTGCGTTTGATTATGGCTTTTCATCGCATGAAGCTTTTACCAGAGCTTTTAAAGCAACCTATGGTGTAGCTCCTAATGAGTACCGAAAGAAGCCTACCCCTGTCGTTCTTCGTACAAAAATAAACCCTTTCGACCGCTACTTTTTAGGATTAGGAGAGATTGGCATGATGAAATCTACAGATGATATAAAAATATATTTTGTAACCATACCCGCACACAAATTTTTACATATTAAAAACTATGAGAGTAACGGGTATTGGGATTTTTGGCAAAAGCAAGATCTTATTCCGGGACAGGACTGCGACACAATTTGCGGCTTACTCGATAGTATCAAGGGCAAATTGGATGACGATGGCGGGAGCGAACCGAACAGCAGCAGCGGTCAGATTATGGCGTACATAAATGACCCTGAGGGCAGGCTTTGTGACTGGGGTATTCCACGTTCAGAGTGTTACGGTGTACGACTTCCTTTTAATTATAAAGGCGAAGTACCTCCGCAAATGCTTATGATTGATGTTCCCGAGGCCGAGTATATTGTTTTTGAACACGGACCTTTCGACTATGAGCAGGAAAATCGTAGTGTAGAAGAAAAGATTGAAAAGGCAATGGCAACTTTTGATTTTGCAGGCACTGATTACTGCTTTGATACTTCTCCCGGTAGAATAATTTACTTTTATCATAATCCGGAACGGTTTTTTAAGTATGTCAGACCGGTGAGGAAGTAA
- a CDS encoding dockerin type I domain-containing protein — MKKIKRLIALGILTAALISPFPSAFQNGNQALALNNNLGLTPPMGWNSWNIFGGDINEDKIKQIADAMVSTGMKDAGYEYVNLDDNWMANPARDVNGKLIPDPKRFPNGMKALGDYIHAKGLKFGIYGDRGVTTCCNVPQSGSQGYEEQDANTFAEWGVDYLKYDNCASDSNLQAGYEKMQSALLKTGRPIFYSICCWYFAGPWIVDCGNSWRTTGDISDNWGSVAKIIDENSKSASYAGPGHWNDPDMLEVGNGNMTDTEYKAHFSMWCLMAAPLIAGNDLRNMTGTTKDILTNKEVIAIDQDAAGVQGTKVSASGDLEVWCKPLGTDGTTKAVILLNRGGVSSDITVNWKDIKLSDGSVKVRDLWEHKDCGTFDTGYTANVPSHGAVVLKVQTSSANTDIMYGDVDGNGVIDALDYSLIKRYLLGQISDFPHSNGKLAADVDGDGQITALDFSLSKQYLLGIITKFPAQK; from the coding sequence ATGAAAAAAATCAAACGCCTTATCGCCTTAGGAATTTTGACAGCGGCGCTTATTTCACCATTCCCGTCAGCTTTCCAAAATGGCAATCAAGCGCTGGCTCTGAACAACAATCTGGGTTTGACACCACCAATGGGGTGGAACAGCTGGAACATCTTCGGAGGTGACATCAATGAAGATAAGATTAAGCAAATTGCAGATGCTATGGTTTCTACAGGAATGAAGGATGCAGGCTATGAGTATGTCAACCTTGATGACAATTGGATGGCAAACCCTGCCCGTGATGTAAATGGAAAGCTTATTCCTGACCCAAAACGTTTTCCTAACGGTATGAAAGCTTTGGGAGATTATATTCATGCAAAAGGACTAAAGTTTGGAATTTATGGTGACAGGGGAGTGACTACTTGCTGCAACGTTCCACAGAGTGGAAGTCAGGGGTATGAGGAACAGGATGCAAATACATTTGCTGAGTGGGGCGTAGATTATTTGAAATATGATAATTGTGCTTCAGACAGTAACCTGCAAGCAGGCTACGAAAAAATGCAGAGTGCTCTTTTGAAAACAGGCAGGCCGATTTTTTACAGCATATGCTGTTGGTATTTTGCAGGGCCATGGATAGTAGATTGTGGTAATTCCTGGAGAACTACAGGAGATATTAGTGACAACTGGGGAAGTGTTGCAAAAATTATTGATGAAAACTCCAAGTCAGCCTCTTATGCAGGCCCGGGCCATTGGAATGATCCGGATATGTTGGAGGTTGGTAATGGTAATATGACAGATACAGAATACAAAGCGCATTTTAGTATGTGGTGTTTGATGGCAGCTCCACTTATTGCAGGAAATGATTTACGGAATATGACTGGTACTACAAAAGACATTCTTACCAACAAAGAAGTCATCGCTATTGACCAAGATGCTGCCGGCGTTCAAGGTACCAAGGTAAGTGCTTCCGGAGATCTTGAAGTATGGTGCAAGCCTCTGGGGACAGACGGTACCACAAAGGCAGTTATCCTTTTGAACCGAGGAGGCGTTTCGTCAGATATTACAGTTAACTGGAAAGATATTAAGCTTTCCGATGGCTCTGTAAAGGTTCGTGATCTTTGGGAGCATAAGGATTGCGGAACCTTTGACACCGGGTATACCGCCAATGTACCGTCCCATGGTGCGGTGGTATTAAAAGTTCAGACAAGCTCTGCAAATACGGATATAATGTATGGTGATGTTGATGGAAATGGCGTGATTGATGCACTGGACTATTCTTTAATTAAACGGTATCTTCTGGGTCAGATTTCGGATTTTCCTCATTCAAACGGCAAACTTGCTGCTGATGTTGACGGAGACGGTCAAATAACTGCACTGGATTTTTCATTAAGCAAGCAATATTTACTGGGGATTATTACTAAGTTTCCTGCCCAGAAATAA